The following nucleotide sequence is from Bacillus horti.
GCTTATGCATTAAGTCCGTATATTGTGTTCGGGATTCCCTTAGCTATTTTATCGAACGGTCTAACTCTAATGGAAAAGGTCATCTATGATTATACCAAGATAGGTATTATTCTATGGTGTGCTATGTTGGTCGTTATTATGGTCAAGGAAATCCATGATTACGAAATTGGGAAGACGATCAAGAATATTTTCATTACGATTTTTGGCATGATTATGATTGGTATTATAGCTTTTATCGTATTTGGCTTGTCCAATCAGGTTTGGGACTTTATCTACTCAATTATCCAGGAGGTGAGGGTACGTGGCTAAAAGAAGAGGTTGGTTAGGTATTGGCGTTATTCTTTTCCTTGTCAGTGTATCCCTCATATATGTACAAGGGCAGACAGCCTCCCCTTCATCAGAGGAGCTTGAGTCTGTAGTAGGTACAACTTTAAATGATATAGAATTTAAATCCAATCGGTTTACACAGCCAGATAGTCAGGACGAATCGATAGAGTCTATTGAGGTAGGAAGTGAATACACACTTATTGCTGAAAGTGAAGAGCTGAGCTTATTTGTGAATGAAGAGAATGCAGCTATTAAAATTCAAGACAAGCGCTCTGATTATGTATGGTCTTCGACTCCTACTGCTGAGGATATGGAAGTGGGTAGCCTAAATGCTGAATGGCAAGGTAATGTCATGTCTCCTGTCCTGGTCCGCTATGTCACAACATCTGCACAGATTCGTTCTGGTAGTCTTTCTACCTTAGAGGGAGAAATCGTTGAGTTTGAAGAGATTGATCAGGGGTTTCGAGCTCAGATTGTATTAGAAGGTCTTGAGGCGAGCTTTGAATTAATTGTAAAGCTAGATGAAGGAGCGCTTGTTGTACAAGTGCCTGATGAGTCCATTCAAGAGGAAGGGACAATGAGGTTGCAATCCATACAAATGTATCCTTTTCTAGGTGCGACAAAAGGAGCAACTGTACCTGGGTATATGTTTGTTCCTGATGGGAGCGGAGCCTTGATTCGTTATCAGGAGGGCAATACCCGATATGATGAGCCTTTCTCGCGCTATATTTACGGAAGTGATCCTTCCTTACAAACTCGTTTTTTTGCTAGCTCATTTTTACAGCCGGTTACTCTCCCTGTTTTCGGAATGGTACATGGTGAAGATCAGCACGGCTATGTTGCTATTGTAGAGGATGGAAAATATCAAGCGGAAATCATGGCTTATCCAAGTGGAATTACGACAGATATGAATTGGGTGTCAGCCCGATTCACGCTTAGACATGTGTATTTCCAGCCAACAAGTAGAAATATGGGTGGGATTAATTCTTATCAAAGAGAGCGTAGTAAGGAGGATAAACAGGTACGTTATCTGTTCCTCACTGGAGATGAGGCTAACTATGGGGGGATGGCTAAGGCTTATCGGGAGTACCTTATAGAAAGACAAGCATTGCCTGAGAAAACGCAGGCTAATGAGGATATCCCTTTACGAGTTGAGTTTTTGGGAGCCGAGGTAGAGCCAGGCATGATTCGTCAAAGCCTTGTTCAGATGACGACCTTTGAACAGGTACAAACGATTATTCAAGCTCTTGAGGAACGCGACATCTCTAATATTCGGGCTGTTTATCAGGGCTGGAGTAAGGGAGGATATTCTGGACGTAATCCTGATAAATTCCCGGTGGAACGATCGCTAGGTGGAAAAGCTGGTTTAGAGGAGCTACAGGAGTTTTTTGCGGATAGAGAAGCAAGTCTTTTCTTAGGAGCCGACTACACCAGTGCCTTTGAAAAAGCCAAGCAATTTAATCCACGATCAGATGCTGTTCGTAGAATCACGAATCATGTGCTGAGTCGGCCCTTAGGAAATGAAGTGAGTAGCAGTCAGATATATGATATAGACGTGTATTATATGAATCCGCAAAAAGCATATGAGCTTGCCCAAGAGGATGTACAGGAGTTTGGGGAGCTTGGAATAGAAGGAATTGCGGCTACTCAGTTAGCTACAGAGCTGTTTTCCGACTATCATCAACAACAAAGGATGAGTAGGAAGGAGACGGCTACAGCGTATACACAGCTTGCTGAACTGCTACGGGTGAGTACGGGAGAATTAGCTGTATATTCCGCCCATGATTTCCTTTTACCCTTTGCCGATGAATTGTTTGATGCTCCTATGTCTTCCTCACAGTATATGTATGTAACGGATGCGGTTCCATTTTTGCAAATGGTGCTGCATGGAAGTGTGAATTATTATGTTTCACCGATTAATTTTCAGGCAAACCCTGAAGAGCAGGTTTTAAGAATGGTAGAGTATGGGGCGTATCCAAGCTATTATTTAACATACGAGCATGCTAGATTATTGAGAAATACAGCATCCAGCCATATTTTCACTTCAGAGTACATGAATTGGTTAAATACGATACAGAGTCATTATAGCCGAGTGAATCAGGCATTAAGGCATGTTCAATCAGCTACGATGGAAGAAAGAAGTGTATTGGACTGGGGTGTTGTACAGGTTCAGTATTCAAACGGCGTTCAGATCTTTGTCAACTATACAGGAGATGATTTTCAGGTAGAAGGGACTACGATTCCTGCAAGAGACTTCCTAGTAATAGGAGGTGAGGATCAGTGATAAAAGGGAAGGGTTTAACCAAAAGTGGTCGAGAGAAGCTAACGGGGTATATGTTCGTCTCCCCATGGATTATTGGGTTTGTGTTTTTTATGGCTTTTCCGATCTACCAATCCTTAAGGATGAGCTTTAATCAAGTTTATATTACACCAAACGGGATTAGGATGGAGCCTGTTCAATGGGAGAATTATCGCTATGCCTTTTTAACGGATCCGTACTTTCTAGAAGAGCTCCTTAAATTTGTTCAGTCGGTTGTTATTACGATTCCTATTGTTATTGTGTTCTCTCTTTTTGTAGCTCTCTTAATTAATCAACAGATCAAAGGACAGGGGATCTTCAGAGCGATCTTTTTTCTACCTGTTGTCATTACGAGTGGTGCGGTCGTTAATGAGCTGTTTGCTCAAGGTGCAGGAACGGTTCCGATGGTGGAAAGGTACGGTATTGTCTCGTTTATTGAAATGAACCTTAGTGCAGCAATTGCTGATCCATTAGTCACCGTCATCCAGCAATTGATCATGATATTGTGGTTCTCTGGAGTGCAGATTTTGATCTTTTTAGCGGGTTTGCAAAAGGTTGGTCGTCCCATTTACGAAGCGGCTGCCATTGATGGAGCGTCTCCCTGGGAGATGTTCTGGAAGATTACATTACCTTCAATTAAGCCCTTTATCCTCGTCAATCTTATTTATACAACGGTCGATTTGTTTACGAATTCGATGAATGAGGTTATTGAGATGATTAAAAGCCATATGTTTCAGCTACAAACAGGCTATGGCTACTCAGCGGCGTTAGCTTGGATTTATTTGGCCGTCATTTTAGTTATTCTAGCGTTCATCATCCTATTCTATATGAGAAGTGAAGGTAAGTTACGAATAAAAGGGAGTTTGAGAAGGAGAGGATAAGCATGGGGAAGCGCCAAAAACTTCAGCGGCCTTTCAAACGAAAAGGGTGGAAGGAGGATATGGGCTTTCGCTTCAAAAAGCTCTTGTTAGGCAGAAAAGGGAATGACGGGTTTATTTTACGTTTTTGTGTGTACTTTTTGCTAATCAGTATTGGTTTTGTGTATTTGTACCCTGTTCTCTATATCTTTTCGCAAAGCATGAAAAGCTTGCAGGATTTGCTTGATCCTACGGTAGTGTGGATTCCTAGGGAGCTACACCTCTCTAATTATGTCCAAGCGTATCAGGTTTTGGATTTTTCTAGAGCGTTTATGGGCTCTATCTTAAATTCAGTGCTACCTGCTTTAGCACAAACCATATCTTGTGCGATTATCGGTTATGGTCTGGCTAGGTATAAGTTTCCTGGAAAAGGGATTATGCTTGGTCTGATCCTATTAACCTTTATTATCCCGGCACAGGTCGTTATGATTCCATTGTTTATGATGTATCAAAACTACAATATGCTAGGAACTCCATTGCCATTTCTACTCCCTGCTATATTTGGAATGGGAATTAAGAGTGCGTTGTTTATTTTTATCTATATGCAGTTTTTCAGAGGTATTCCTCAGGCTCTTGAAGAGGCTGCTCAAATTGATGGGGCTTCATCTATTAAAATCTTCACGAGAATTGTATTACCTATTTCTATTCCCGCCATTGTGGTCGTTTATTTGTTTTCCATGGTGTGGCATTGGAATGAAACGTATATGGCGTCCTTGTTTCTAGGTAATAATATGACGACATTACCTATTAGACTGCAAATGTTTCATGATTCCTTTGCTCGGATGATCAGCTCTAATGAGATCCAAACGGGTGTGAGTATTAATGAATCTATTAATATGGCTGGGACAATGCTTGTCATTCTTCCCTTATTGATCCTCTATCTGTTCGCTCAGCGTTGGTTTGTAGAGGCGACAGATAAAACAGGGATTGCAGGTGAGTAATCTCACTATAGTATAATAGCTTAAAGGAAGAGCAAAGAAATATGAGGTGTTGCTGACATGGATGGCTCTGGCCTGAGTGGTAGATTATATCGACTATGTGAATGGATTATGAGGCTAGCGTTTCTGAATCTCATTTGGATTCTTTTCACCCTCATGGGCCTTGTTGCGTTTACTATTTTTCCAGCTACTGCTGCATTGTTTGGAATCACAAGAAAGTGGGTGAGGGGAGAGGAAGACTTCCCTATATTTCAAACGTATAAAGCTTTATTTCGTCAGGAGTTCTGGAGCGCTCAAGCCCTAGGCTATGCCTTTTTGCTAGCTGGTGTTGTGTTATATGTGGATTATCTGATTTTCTCAACGGGAACGACTACACTATTTATTGCTTTAAAATATGTGACAGTACTGTTAATTTTCTTTTATCTAAGCATTTGTCTTTTTGTTTTTCCTGTGCTTGTTCATTATGATATGAAGCTGATGCAGAGCTTTAAAACGGCGTTTTTCCTTGGTGTCTTACATCCTGGTCAGAGTATATTTATGTTAGCTAGCCTTGGTTTACTCGGATTTGTTATGTTCAGGTTTGCTGGACTTCTCCCATTTTTCGGACTTAGTGTGGGAGCCCTATGGATAACGATCATAACGCATAAGGTGTTTGAAAAAGTAGCATTAAAGTATAAGGTGAATGAAAGCTAGAGAGTGGCTAGAAAGAAGGAATATAGCGGGGTATCTAGAAGTATTTATATGGTAAATCTATTTTATACAGTTATTTGAGGAAGGGGAGATTCGTATGGAGAGTCCTTCAATAGGCATACAGCTTTATACGCTTCGTGATGAGTTAAATACAGATTTTGCAGGTACTTTGAAAAAGGTTAAGGAAATAGGCTACTCTAATGTTGAATTAGCTGGATATGGAGGCTATGAGGCGAAGGAGCTACGCACACTTTTAAATGAGTTGGGTTTATCCGCCATTTCAAGTCATGTTTCTCTTGTGGATTTAGAAGGGAAGCTGTCTTCAATTATTGAATATAATCTTGAAATTGGAAGTCAATTTCTAGTGTGCCCATGGCTACCAGAGGAGAAACGGAAAAGTAGAGATGACTATTATAGATTAGGAGAGGTGCTTAATAAAGTAGGTGAGCAATGCTCAGCTCATAAGCTACAGCTTCTCTATCATAACCATGAGTTTGAATTTGAGAGATTTAATGGTCAGTTTGGCTTGGATATTCTTTTGGAAAACACGGATTCTTCTCTAGTTCAGCTAGAGCTAGATACATATTGGGCGGAATATGCGGGTGTATCTGCTGTTGAATACTTAGAACGGAATGCAAATCGCTGTAGAACGATTCATATTAAAGATATGGCAGACACTCCTGAAAAAGAGTTTACAGAGCTAGGGAACGGAACAATAGATATACCTGCTATTCTTCAAGCTAGTGTTAAGCTTGGTGTAGATTGTGCATTTGTTGAGCAGGATGTTTGTAAGCGGTCTCCTCTAGAAAGCATCGCAATTAGCTTTGACTACCTGAAGAAGCTAGGAGCTGTTTAAGCTTATCGTTTGAATAGCATAAGCAGTTTTTGAATGATTTGAGATTGAAGGAAGTATTGAGGTGTAATCATGACATCAAGAATTAAAATTGGTCTTATTGGCTGTGGTAATATTAGCTCAGCATACATTCATGCCCTACAGATGTTTAGTCGTATAGAGCTGGTTGCGGTGGCCGATCAATACATAGAGAGAGCAAAGCAAAAAGCGCAGGAATTTCACATTCCAAAGGCGTATACGGTTCAAGAGCTATTACAGGATAGCGATATTGAGTTAGTGATTAATCTAACCATCCCTAAATTCCATGCAGAGGTATCCTTGGCTGTATTAGAAGCTGGAAAGCATGTATACTCTGAGAAGCCTTTAGCGCTTACTATGGAAGAAGGGAGTAAGGTTTTACAGACGGCTAATAGGAAGGATCTTCTAGTAGGCTGTGCTCCAGATACGTTTTTAGGAGGCGGCTTGCAGACCTGTCGTAAATTAATTGATGATGGGTGGATCGGTGCGCCTATTGCTGCTTCTGCGTTTATGGTAGGTCATGGGCCTGAAGGCTGGCATCCTGATCCTGAGTTTTTCTATCAAATTGGTGGTGGACCCATGTTTGATATGGGACCTTACTATTTAAGTGCATTGGTTCATTTGATGGGACCAATCCGAAGAGTGACTGGATCTGCGAGAGCAAGCTTTCCAGAGCGAAGAATCTTTAGCCAGCCTAAATTCGGTCAAATGATGAAGGTAGAAACACCAACTCATGTATCTGGCGTACTAGATTTTCAGAATGGTGCTATAGGGACAATGATTATGAGCTTTGATGTATGGAGCTCTCAGCTGCCGAGGATTGAGATCTATGGAACTGAAGGGACGCTGCTTGTCCCTGACCCTAATACATTTGGCGGTCCTGTACAAATAAGAAGACAGGGTGAGGATTCGTGGAGCGAGATGCCTTTATCTCATGGATTTACGGACAATAGTAGGGGAATAGGTGTTGCGGATATGGCTTATGCCCTGCAAAACAAAAGGCAGCATCGGGCTAATGGTGAATTAGCTTATCATGTGCTTGAGGCTATGCACGCTTTTCATGCTTCATCTGATTCAAGTAAGCATGTTGAATTAACTAGTACTTGTGAGCGGCCAAACGTGTTGCCTATTGGCATTACAAAAGAGAATTTTCCCTTTACAATTGATTAATTACACTCATATTGTTTAACCGAGTTCAACGTGATAAATACGTTGCTTTCTACCTGAATACTTAATTGATCTAAGGCTACAGTATCCTTTACTTGTAGCCTATTTATATGGTCTAAATTGACATTTATTTCATTCGTCTAGAGATCCATTCAATTGTTCAAAATCAGCTAAACGAAACGGTGAATATAAGGCTATTATGTATTAAGAGTTATCAAAAATGTTAAAAAAGCGTTTACATTTTTGAATTTTCATTTTATAATCAAATTGTCGACAATGTACTATCGACCAAAATAAACGTAAAGGGTGATAGATTATGAGTTCAAAATTTGATAAAGGCTTAGAGGTAAGACGCAGTGTATTAGGCGCGGAGTTTGTAGATCAGGCAATCAATACCGCTAATGATTTTAATAAACCTTTACAGCAGCTTGTGACAGAATACTGCTGGGGAGAAATTTGGACACGCCCTGGCCTAGAGAAAAAACAGCGCAGTCTAATTAATTTAGCCTTGCTTACAGCGTTAAATAAGCCGCATGAGTTTAAGTTACACTTACGCGGAGCACTAAGAAATGGATGTACAAAAGAGGAAATCCAGGAGGTGCTTCTACAATGTGCTATTTATTGCGGAGTCCCTGCTGCGGTGGATAGCTTTAGGAATGCAAACGAGGTTTTTGAGAGCTTGGAAAAAGAAGAGAAATAAAAAGCTTGATAGTGACTATGTTGAATTTTTATAGAGACTATAAAATCAAAGCAATAGACTTAATGAGGGAGAGGAGTATGGGAGCATGAAAAATACTAGAATAGGTTTTATAGGATTAGGAAACATGGGTTATCACATGGCGACACATTTGGCCAACAATGAGCATTCTTTAGTTATCTATGATGTAAGAAGGGAGGTGCTTGACTCCTTCGAACAGGACGTGCAAGCTGAAGATATTTTGAAAGCACATTCACCACAAGAGGTAGCGGATGAAGCGGAAATTATATTAGCAAGTTTACCTACACCCCAGGTTGTAAGAGAGGTGGTGCTAGGTGAAAGAGGTGTCATTCACGGTAAGAAGGTCAAAACGTATATTGATTTATCTACATCGGGGCAAAAGGTAACAAGTGAGGTAGGACTTGCCCTACAGGGACGTGGAATAACGATGCTTGACTCTCCAGTAAGTGGAGGAGTTCCTGGTGCACAAAAGGGAAGCCTATCCTTGATGGTCGCTGGGAGCAGGGAAGCCTATGAGAGGAGCCTTACTCTTCTTGAACATATTGGGAAAAAAATCTTCTATGTGGGTGATGAGGTGGGGCAGGCGCAGGTCATTAAGGTGATAAACAACCTGCTTTCCTCTGCGGCGCTTGCTATTACGTCAGAGGCGATGGTCTTAGGCGTTAAAGCTGGTTTAGATCCCAACATCATGATTGATATCTTAAATGCAAGTAGTGGCAGAAATAGCGCTACAGAGGATAAGTTTAAGAAGTCAATCATTAATCGAAGATTTGATTATGGCTTCAAAACGGATTTAGCGTATAAGGATATTAAATTTTGCCTTGATTTAGCTGATGATTTGGAGGTTCCTATGTGGTTAGGCTCGCAGGTTGAGCATTTTTGGAGGTTTGCAATGAGTCAGGGTGCTAAAAATCAGGATTATACGACGATTATCCGTTATTTCGAGCAATGGGCAGGTGTCCAGGTAGGAAATGAAATAGATCAAAAATCATAAGGGAAGGGTGTTTTCTGTGAATTTATTAAGCAAACGATTCGTTCAATGGCTGTTACTGCTATGTAGCTTTGCTGTTCTCGCAGCGTGTGGGGATGCCAATAATGGGGAACTTGGTCAGGAACAGGATTCCTATGTTCTAGCGTTTGGCGGTGCTTCTCCAGGTGGAGCTGCGTATCAGCTTTCTACAACGTATGCTGAGATCATTAATTCAGCCCTTGATTACGTTCAAGTTAATGTGGAGGTAACTGGTGGAGGGCCTGATAATGTAAGTCTTATACAGAATGGCAGTCTGGACTCTGGTCATGGAAACTCTGGTGTAGGATATAACGCTTACCGTGGCATTGATGATTTTGAGGGAAAAGAACATGGAGATTTAAGAGCCTGGTTTCCACTATACAATTATCCTTTTCAGGTTACCGTTTTGGAGAATAGCTCCATAGAGTCTATAGAGGATTTGAAAGGAAAGCGGATAGGGGTTAACGTACATGGGAGTGGTGGAGAAAAGACCGCAAATCAGGTGTTTACTGCCTTAGGATTAAACAAAGATGAAGACTATAACCCTTATTATTTAGATTATGATGAAGCATTAGACGCTTTGAAAACGGGTAGAATTGATGCTACTGTATTTTCT
It contains:
- a CDS encoding DUF5696 domain-containing protein codes for the protein MAKRRGWLGIGVILFLVSVSLIYVQGQTASPSSEELESVVGTTLNDIEFKSNRFTQPDSQDESIESIEVGSEYTLIAESEELSLFVNEENAAIKIQDKRSDYVWSSTPTAEDMEVGSLNAEWQGNVMSPVLVRYVTTSAQIRSGSLSTLEGEIVEFEEIDQGFRAQIVLEGLEASFELIVKLDEGALVVQVPDESIQEEGTMRLQSIQMYPFLGATKGATVPGYMFVPDGSGALIRYQEGNTRYDEPFSRYIYGSDPSLQTRFFASSFLQPVTLPVFGMVHGEDQHGYVAIVEDGKYQAEIMAYPSGITTDMNWVSARFTLRHVYFQPTSRNMGGINSYQRERSKEDKQVRYLFLTGDEANYGGMAKAYREYLIERQALPEKTQANEDIPLRVEFLGAEVEPGMIRQSLVQMTTFEQVQTIIQALEERDISNIRAVYQGWSKGGYSGRNPDKFPVERSLGGKAGLEELQEFFADREASLFLGADYTSAFEKAKQFNPRSDAVRRITNHVLSRPLGNEVSSSQIYDIDVYYMNPQKAYELAQEDVQEFGELGIEGIAATQLATELFSDYHQQQRMSRKETATAYTQLAELLRVSTGELAVYSAHDFLLPFADELFDAPMSSSQYMYVTDAVPFLQMVLHGSVNYYVSPINFQANPEEQVLRMVEYGAYPSYYLTYEHARLLRNTASSHIFTSEYMNWLNTIQSHYSRVNQALRHVQSATMEERSVLDWGVVQVQYSNGVQIFVNYTGDDFQVEGTTIPARDFLVIGGEDQ
- a CDS encoding carbohydrate ABC transporter permease, translating into MIKGKGLTKSGREKLTGYMFVSPWIIGFVFFMAFPIYQSLRMSFNQVYITPNGIRMEPVQWENYRYAFLTDPYFLEELLKFVQSVVITIPIVIVFSLFVALLINQQIKGQGIFRAIFFLPVVITSGAVVNELFAQGAGTVPMVERYGIVSFIEMNLSAAIADPLVTVIQQLIMILWFSGVQILIFLAGLQKVGRPIYEAAAIDGASPWEMFWKITLPSIKPFILVNLIYTTVDLFTNSMNEVIEMIKSHMFQLQTGYGYSAALAWIYLAVILVILAFIILFYMRSEGKLRIKGSLRRRG
- a CDS encoding carbohydrate ABC transporter permease gives rise to the protein MGKRQKLQRPFKRKGWKEDMGFRFKKLLLGRKGNDGFILRFCVYFLLISIGFVYLYPVLYIFSQSMKSLQDLLDPTVVWIPRELHLSNYVQAYQVLDFSRAFMGSILNSVLPALAQTISCAIIGYGLARYKFPGKGIMLGLILLTFIIPAQVVMIPLFMMYQNYNMLGTPLPFLLPAIFGMGIKSALFIFIYMQFFRGIPQALEEAAQIDGASSIKIFTRIVLPISIPAIVVVYLFSMVWHWNETYMASLFLGNNMTTLPIRLQMFHDSFARMISSNEIQTGVSINESINMAGTMLVILPLLILYLFAQRWFVEATDKTGIAGE
- a CDS encoding YesL family protein, producing MDGSGLSGRLYRLCEWIMRLAFLNLIWILFTLMGLVAFTIFPATAALFGITRKWVRGEEDFPIFQTYKALFRQEFWSAQALGYAFLLAGVVLYVDYLIFSTGTTTLFIALKYVTVLLIFFYLSICLFVFPVLVHYDMKLMQSFKTAFFLGVLHPGQSIFMLASLGLLGFVMFRFAGLLPFFGLSVGALWITIITHKVFEKVALKYKVNES
- a CDS encoding sugar phosphate isomerase/epimerase family protein, with protein sequence MESPSIGIQLYTLRDELNTDFAGTLKKVKEIGYSNVELAGYGGYEAKELRTLLNELGLSAISSHVSLVDLEGKLSSIIEYNLEIGSQFLVCPWLPEEKRKSRDDYYRLGEVLNKVGEQCSAHKLQLLYHNHEFEFERFNGQFGLDILLENTDSSLVQLELDTYWAEYAGVSAVEYLERNANRCRTIHIKDMADTPEKEFTELGNGTIDIPAILQASVKLGVDCAFVEQDVCKRSPLESIAISFDYLKKLGAV
- a CDS encoding Gfo/Idh/MocA family protein, with the translated sequence MTSRIKIGLIGCGNISSAYIHALQMFSRIELVAVADQYIERAKQKAQEFHIPKAYTVQELLQDSDIELVINLTIPKFHAEVSLAVLEAGKHVYSEKPLALTMEEGSKVLQTANRKDLLVGCAPDTFLGGGLQTCRKLIDDGWIGAPIAASAFMVGHGPEGWHPDPEFFYQIGGGPMFDMGPYYLSALVHLMGPIRRVTGSARASFPERRIFSQPKFGQMMKVETPTHVSGVLDFQNGAIGTMIMSFDVWSSQLPRIEIYGTEGTLLVPDPNTFGGPVQIRRQGEDSWSEMPLSHGFTDNSRGIGVADMAYALQNKRQHRANGELAYHVLEAMHAFHASSDSSKHVELTSTCERPNVLPIGITKENFPFTID
- the pcaC gene encoding 4-carboxymuconolactone decarboxylase; amino-acid sequence: MSSKFDKGLEVRRSVLGAEFVDQAINTANDFNKPLQQLVTEYCWGEIWTRPGLEKKQRSLINLALLTALNKPHEFKLHLRGALRNGCTKEEIQEVLLQCAIYCGVPAAVDSFRNANEVFESLEKEEK
- a CDS encoding NAD(P)-dependent oxidoreductase encodes the protein MKNTRIGFIGLGNMGYHMATHLANNEHSLVIYDVRREVLDSFEQDVQAEDILKAHSPQEVADEAEIILASLPTPQVVREVVLGERGVIHGKKVKTYIDLSTSGQKVTSEVGLALQGRGITMLDSPVSGGVPGAQKGSLSLMVAGSREAYERSLTLLEHIGKKIFYVGDEVGQAQVIKVINNLLSSAALAITSEAMVLGVKAGLDPNIMIDILNASSGRNSATEDKFKKSIINRRFDYGFKTDLAYKDIKFCLDLADDLEVPMWLGSQVEHFWRFAMSQGAKNQDYTTIIRYFEQWAGVQVGNEIDQKS
- a CDS encoding TAXI family TRAP transporter solute-binding subunit, whose protein sequence is MNLLSKRFVQWLLLLCSFAVLAACGDANNGELGQEQDSYVLAFGGASPGGAAYQLSTTYAEIINSALDYVQVNVEVTGGGPDNVSLIQNGSLDSGHGNSGVGYNAYRGIDDFEGKEHGDLRAWFPLYNYPFQVTVLENSSIESIEDLKGKRIGVNVHGSGGEKTANQVFTALGLNKDEDYNPYYLDYDEALDALKTGRIDATVFSTGAPTPSLLELGTTHGFRILNFTEEELQIIDDKYPYYAGGTIPAGTYSQIDEDVRTVFAATLNYIHADLPEELVYDLTKAIWENKDRLESAHPTQKDLNAELIESALIPIMPLHPGAERYFKENGLID